The sequence CGGATGAAGCCAACGAAGCCTACCGGACTGCGCTTAAAGTCAGGGATTTTGTATTATCCGTAATCTAAGTCCGCCCGATAAAAAACGGCATGCCTTCGCAGACATGCCGTTAAAAGGGATATATTGGGGGTTATTTTCGTAACGCCTCGGCGGGAGTCAGCCTCCCCGCGAAACGCGCGGGTATCATCGCCGCGAGAGGCGGAATAAATATCGAGACCATCAGCGACACCACAAAATCCGTCCACTTCGCGTCCACTCTCAGCACGCTCTCGATCGGGAATTCCATCCCCTTGTAAACATCGCCCATATCGAGCCCTACCGTACCGATGATGCTGATCGCG is a genomic window of Brevinematales bacterium containing:
- a CDS encoding HEPN domain-containing protein translates to MTEYAVEARYPDDYFIPSADEANEAYRTALKVRDFVLSVI